A single region of the Marinobacter salinisoli genome encodes:
- a CDS encoding NADPH-dependent 2,4-dienoyl-CoA reductase — MSSTYPHLLKPLDLGFTELSNRVLMGSMHTGLEDRFWNIHKFARYFAERAEGGVGLMVTGGYSPNMAGQLAPLASTMNNKGTALLHRHVTGAVHEAGGKICLQLLHAGRYGYHPFTVSASATKAPITPFKARALSARGVESQIKDFVRAAELAKFAGYDGVEVMGSEGYFINQFLCERTNKRTDKWGGPYENRMRLPVEIVRRIREAVGPEFIIIYRLSMLDLVEGGQTWDQIVTLGKAIEQAGATIINTGIGWHEARVPTIVTSVPRGGFADVTAKFYGEVAIPVCTTNRINTPEKGEEILAAGKADMVSMARPLLADSEFVRKAEQGRADEINTCIACNQACLDHAFQAKRASCLVNPRACHETELVLTVAPVTRKVAVVGAGPAGLAAATTAAKRGHKVTLFEADDRIGGQFNYAKRIPGKEEFYETLRYFQRQIELLDIDLKLNTRVDADSLTAAGFDDVIVATGVKPRTPAIEGIDHPKVLGYLDVLRHNKPVGKSVAVIGAGGIGFDVSEFLTHDFSHQPEGEQISVAAWQAEWGVAPDYEGPGGLAERQPTESPRKIYLMQRKGGKVGAGLGKTSGWVHRNSLKHRDVEMLRGCRYDRIDDEGLHITLVNKDGQETDTRILDVDNVVICAGQEPYRELFDQLESSGVKAHLIGGADVAEELDAKRAIRQGTEVAVNL; from the coding sequence ATGAGTTCAACCTACCCACATTTACTGAAACCTCTTGACCTTGGGTTTACCGAACTGAGCAACCGTGTGCTCATGGGCTCCATGCATACCGGATTGGAAGACCGGTTCTGGAATATCCACAAGTTCGCCCGCTACTTTGCCGAGCGCGCCGAGGGCGGTGTAGGTCTCATGGTGACCGGCGGCTACTCGCCCAACATGGCGGGCCAGCTGGCGCCCCTCGCCTCTACCATGAACAACAAGGGAACGGCTCTGTTACACCGACATGTCACCGGCGCTGTGCACGAAGCCGGCGGAAAAATCTGTTTGCAGCTGCTGCATGCCGGTCGCTATGGCTATCATCCGTTCACCGTGTCGGCGTCGGCCACCAAGGCGCCCATCACCCCGTTCAAGGCCCGGGCGCTGTCAGCCCGCGGAGTCGAGAGCCAGATCAAGGACTTTGTCCGCGCCGCCGAGTTGGCCAAATTTGCCGGCTACGACGGTGTCGAGGTGATGGGCTCCGAGGGCTACTTCATCAACCAGTTCCTGTGTGAGCGAACCAACAAGCGGACCGACAAGTGGGGCGGCCCGTACGAAAACCGGATGCGCCTGCCGGTGGAAATCGTTCGTCGTATCCGGGAAGCGGTTGGCCCCGAGTTCATCATCATCTACCGCTTGTCCATGCTGGATCTGGTGGAAGGTGGCCAGACCTGGGATCAGATCGTGACTCTCGGCAAGGCCATTGAGCAGGCCGGTGCGACCATTATCAACACCGGCATTGGCTGGCACGAAGCCCGGGTACCCACCATTGTCACTTCCGTGCCCCGGGGCGGATTCGCGGATGTGACGGCCAAGTTCTATGGCGAAGTGGCGATCCCGGTGTGCACAACCAACCGGATCAACACGCCGGAAAAAGGCGAGGAAATTCTGGCTGCGGGCAAGGCAGACATGGTGTCCATGGCCCGTCCGTTGCTGGCCGACAGCGAATTTGTCCGCAAGGCCGAGCAGGGGCGCGCCGACGAGATCAATACCTGCATCGCGTGTAACCAGGCGTGTCTGGACCACGCGTTCCAGGCCAAGCGGGCCTCTTGCCTGGTGAACCCCCGGGCCTGTCACGAAACCGAGTTGGTGCTGACCGTTGCACCGGTCACCCGAAAGGTGGCTGTGGTCGGCGCCGGGCCGGCGGGGCTTGCCGCCGCCACCACTGCCGCCAAGCGAGGGCACAAGGTCACTCTGTTCGAGGCGGACGATCGCATTGGCGGGCAGTTCAACTACGCCAAGCGGATTCCGGGCAAGGAAGAGTTCTATGAGACCCTGCGCTATTTCCAGCGCCAGATCGAGCTTCTGGACATCGACCTGAAACTGAACACCCGGGTGGACGCCGACAGCCTGACCGCTGCCGGTTTTGACGACGTTATTGTCGCCACCGGCGTTAAGCCCCGGACCCCGGCGATTGAGGGCATCGATCATCCGAAAGTCCTTGGTTATCTGGACGTTCTGCGCCATAACAAACCGGTGGGCAAATCCGTCGCCGTGATCGGTGCCGGCGGTATCGGCTTCGACGTCAGTGAATTTCTGACCCATGATTTCAGTCATCAGCCCGAAGGCGAGCAGATCAGTGTGGCCGCCTGGCAGGCGGAATGGGGTGTGGCGCCCGATTACGAGGGTCCCGGTGGCCTGGCGGAACGTCAACCCACGGAATCACCGCGCAAGATTTACCTGATGCAGCGCAAGGGCGGGAAAGTGGGTGCCGGACTGGGTAAAACCTCGGGTTGGGTGCACCGCAACAGCCTGAAACACCGCGATGTGGAAATGCTGCGGGGCTGCCGCTACGACCGCATCGACGATGAGGGCCTCCACATCACTCTGGTGAACAAGGATGGTCAGGAAACCGACACCCGGATACTGGACGTAGATAACGTGGTGATTTGCGCCGGCCAGGAGCCGTATCGGGAACTTTTCGATCAACTGGAGTCTTCGGGCGTCAAGGCGCATCTGATCGGTGGCGCTGACGTCGCCGAGGAACTGGATGCGAAACGGGCTATCCGCCAGGGAACCGAAGTTGCTGTGAACCTATGA